From the genome of Segatella hominis, one region includes:
- a CDS encoding glycoside hydrolase family 2 TIM barrel-domain containing protein, which translates to MRQRLFITLGMASLAMATFGMKKPKATIKPLNAATVQQPSYTEWHDLQVNAINRFPLHTNFFTYSADDWVYEKDGKIVSKDILHMNKTESKYFLSLDGTWKFNWVENADQRPTDFYKVDLDDSNWKTMNLPGIWEMNGFGVPEYVNVGFGWRGHFDQQPPAVPTKDNHVGSYRRIINIPENWDGKQVVAHFGSVTSNIYLYVNGKFVGYAEDSKVAAEFDITPYLKKGKNLIAFQTFRWCDGSWDEDQDFWRLSGVARECYLFARDAKLHLEDIRVTPDLVNNYKDGVLNISAKVKGIGKLNFILFDKEGKQVATATGLAKNGTANITMNVENPHKWNAETPYLYTLQVSLSSALKNGNMKSASITPVKVGFRKVEIKNKQFLVNGQPVLIKGADRHEIDPDGGYVVSLERMIQDIKIMKRLNINAVRTCHYPDDPRWYDLCDEYGIYLVAEANQESHGFQYGDDAAAKKPMFAKQIMERNQHNVSIYFNHPSVVTWSLGNETVMGDNFLQAYKWVKSQDQSRPVQYEQARQGEGTDIFCPMYYSVKNCENYCKNPNSKMPLIQCEYNHTMGNSGGNLKEYWDLVRKYPIFQGGFDWDFVDQGLHRKVLKPMTIKNPEKMSNEELRKIEYCYGGDYNNYDPSDNNFNCNGIIGPDRQLNPHAYEVAYQYQNIWATLKDAAKGEVNVYNENFFRDLSNYALAWSLIEDGVETQNGTIADIDVAPHQTKTFTLPYDLTQAKGKEIFLNIDFRLKKAEPLMEAGQIVAYNQLTVKEKKCCGHCSDKLAKAQDGKKVKTKFTDKKGEQDITVSTADLTVKVNRTTGLISEYTYQGKSFLGEGGTLKPNFWRAPTDNDMGAGFQKKFKAWKNPKLELSGITIEKNKKANTYTICANYNMPEVMGKLELIYQIMPNTGAVKVTENFIATEGEKVSDLFRFGMQMQLPYEMDKSQYYGRGPIENYSDREDCMKIGIYSNDADNQYFPYVRPQESGTKGDIRWWKQTDAAGFGFMVKNCKPFYASALHFDTEELDDGDEKDQRHSFNLKKSKYTNLFLDGEHMGVGGENSWGAWPLEKYRIHYGDKTFSFTIIPLNK; encoded by the coding sequence ATGAGACAAAGACTTTTCATTACATTAGGTATGGCAAGTTTGGCAATGGCAACCTTTGGTATGAAGAAACCGAAGGCTACCATTAAGCCGTTGAACGCGGCGACAGTCCAACAACCAAGCTATACCGAATGGCACGACCTGCAGGTGAATGCCATCAATCGTTTTCCATTACACACCAACTTCTTCACCTATTCGGCAGATGACTGGGTTTATGAGAAAGACGGTAAGATTGTGAGCAAGGATATCCTGCACATGAACAAGACGGAAAGCAAGTATTTCCTTTCGCTCGACGGAACCTGGAAATTCAACTGGGTAGAGAATGCCGACCAGCGCCCTACCGATTTCTACAAGGTTGACCTCGACGACTCCAACTGGAAGACCATGAATCTGCCTGGTATCTGGGAGATGAACGGATTCGGAGTTCCTGAATACGTAAATGTGGGCTTCGGATGGCGCGGACATTTCGACCAGCAACCTCCTGCAGTTCCTACCAAGGACAACCACGTAGGTTCTTACCGCCGCATCATCAATATTCCAGAAAACTGGGACGGCAAGCAGGTAGTAGCCCACTTCGGTAGCGTTACTTCCAACATCTATCTCTATGTAAACGGCAAGTTTGTCGGTTATGCAGAGGATAGCAAGGTAGCTGCCGAGTTTGACATCACTCCTTATCTGAAGAAGGGCAAGAATCTGATTGCCTTCCAGACATTCCGCTGGTGTGACGGTTCATGGGATGAAGACCAGGACTTCTGGCGCCTGAGTGGTGTGGCTCGTGAATGCTATCTCTTCGCTCGTGATGCCAAGTTGCATTTGGAGGATATCCGTGTGACTCCAGACCTCGTCAACAACTACAAGGATGGCGTACTCAACATCTCTGCCAAGGTAAAGGGAATAGGCAAGCTGAACTTCATCCTCTTCGACAAAGAGGGCAAGCAGGTGGCTACAGCTACAGGATTGGCAAAGAACGGAACAGCCAACATTACGATGAACGTAGAGAATCCACACAAGTGGAATGCAGAGACACCTTATTTATATACCCTTCAGGTTTCCCTCTCAAGTGCGCTGAAGAATGGCAACATGAAATCAGCAAGCATCACTCCTGTCAAGGTAGGTTTCCGCAAGGTGGAAATCAAGAACAAGCAATTCCTCGTGAATGGCCAGCCTGTACTCATCAAGGGTGCCGACCGTCATGAAATCGACCCAGACGGAGGATATGTAGTAAGCTTGGAACGCATGATTCAGGACATCAAGATCATGAAGCGCCTGAACATCAACGCCGTTCGTACCTGCCACTATCCTGATGACCCACGCTGGTATGATCTCTGCGACGAATACGGAATCTACCTCGTAGCAGAAGCCAACCAGGAGAGCCACGGTTTCCAGTATGGCGATGATGCAGCTGCCAAGAAGCCGATGTTTGCCAAGCAGATTATGGAGCGCAACCAGCATAATGTCTCTATCTACTTCAATCATCCTTCCGTTGTGACATGGAGTTTGGGTAATGAGACCGTGATGGGCGACAATTTCCTTCAGGCTTACAAGTGGGTGAAATCACAGGACCAGAGCCGCCCAGTACAGTATGAGCAGGCTCGCCAGGGAGAAGGCACAGACATCTTCTGCCCAATGTATTATTCTGTAAAGAACTGCGAGAATTACTGCAAGAACCCAAATAGCAAGATGCCGCTCATACAATGCGAGTACAACCATACGATGGGTAACTCGGGCGGTAATCTGAAAGAATATTGGGATCTGGTACGCAAATATCCTATCTTCCAAGGTGGTTTCGACTGGGATTTCGTTGACCAGGGCTTGCACCGCAAGGTATTGAAGCCGATGACCATCAAGAATCCAGAGAAAATGAGCAATGAAGAGCTCCGCAAGATAGAATATTGCTATGGTGGCGACTACAACAATTACGACCCAAGCGACAACAACTTCAACTGCAACGGTATCATCGGTCCAGACCGCCAGCTCAATCCTCATGCCTACGAGGTGGCTTACCAGTACCAGAACATCTGGGCTACCCTGAAGGATGCAGCCAAGGGCGAAGTGAACGTATATAACGAAAACTTCTTCCGTGATCTGAGCAACTATGCTTTGGCATGGAGTCTCATCGAAGATGGTGTGGAGACTCAGAACGGCACCATCGCCGACATCGACGTAGCCCCTCATCAGACCAAGACCTTCACCCTTCCTTACGACCTCACCCAGGCAAAGGGCAAGGAGATTTTCCTCAACATCGATTTCCGTCTGAAGAAAGCAGAGCCGCTGATGGAAGCAGGACAGATTGTTGCCTACAACCAGTTGACAGTAAAGGAGAAGAAGTGCTGCGGTCATTGTTCAGACAAATTGGCTAAGGCTCAGGACGGCAAGAAGGTGAAGACCAAGTTTACAGACAAGAAGGGCGAACAGGACATTACCGTTTCAACAGCCGACCTGACAGTAAAGGTAAACCGCACAACCGGTCTTATCTCTGAATACACCTATCAGGGCAAGTCATTCCTCGGCGAAGGCGGAACCTTGAAGCCAAACTTCTGGCGTGCTCCTACAGATAACGACATGGGTGCAGGATTCCAGAAGAAATTCAAGGCATGGAAGAACCCTAAGTTGGAATTGAGCGGAATTACCATAGAGAAGAACAAGAAGGCCAATACCTATACCATCTGCGCCAACTACAATATGCCAGAGGTAATGGGCAAGCTGGAACTGATCTATCAGATTATGCCAAACACAGGAGCCGTAAAGGTTACTGAGAACTTCATCGCTACAGAAGGCGAGAAAGTAAGCGATCTCTTCCGCTTCGGTATGCAGATGCAGTTGCCATACGAAATGGACAAGAGCCAGTACTACGGCCGTGGCCCTATCGAAAACTACTCCGACCGTGAGGACTGCATGAAGATAGGCATCTACAGCAACGATGCAGACAACCAGTACTTCCCTTACGTCCGTCCACAGGAAAGTGGAACCAAGGGCGACATCCGTTGGTGGAAGCAGACAGATGCTGCAGGCTTCGGATTCATGGTCAAGAACTGCAAGCCATTCTATGCAAGTGCCCTCCACTTCGATACAGAAGAACTGGATGATGGCGACGAGAAAGATCAGCGCCACAGTTTCAACCTGAAGAAGTCAAAATACACCAATCTCTTCCTCGATGGCGAGCACATGGGTGTAGGCGGCGAGAACTCTTGGGGCGCATGGCCTTTGGAGAAATACCGCATTCATTATGGCGACAAGACTTTCAGTTTCACCATTATCCCATTGAATAAATAG